From the genome of Xiphophorus hellerii strain 12219 chromosome 11, Xiphophorus_hellerii-4.1, whole genome shotgun sequence, one region includes:
- the LOC116728401 gene encoding flocculation protein FLO11-like isoform X1, whose translation MTTTAASTTATQSNMTITAASTTATQSNMTTIAASTTATNSNMTTTAASTTATQSNMTTTAASPTATQSNMTTTAVSPTETQSNMTTAASSTTTSQSNITATTATTTDLKSNTPTTVTTTVSQSNIPTTPTATALTSNDPPTPTTTALTSNDPPTPTATALTSNGLTTPTATALTSNGLPTPTATALTSNGPTTPTTTALTSNNPTTPTATALTSNNPPTPTATVLTSNDPTTPTATALTSNGPTTPTTTALTSNGPTTPTATALTSNGPTTPTTTALTSNNPTTPTATALTSNNPPTPTATVLTSNDPTTPTATALTSNGPTTPTTTALTSNGPTTPTTTALTSNDPPTPTATALTSNDLTTPTSTALTSNNPPTPTATALTSNDPPTPTATALTSNDPTTPTATALTSNGPPTPSTTALTSNDLTTPTSTALTSNGLPTPTTTALASNNPPTPTATALTSNDPPTPTATALTSNDPTTPTATALTSNGPPTPSTTALTSNGPPTPTTTGLRSNGLPSPSTTALTSNDPPTPTATALTSNDPPTPTATALTSNDPTTPTATALTSNGPPTPSTTALTSNGPPTPTTTGLRSNGLPSPSTTALTSNDPPTPTATGLRSNGLTTPSTTALRSNTLITVTTITASRSNRPPTTTPSPILPSLITSMSTLLPYMTVSSQSSNPQAPPSGGSRRKRSVPQNSDSLTISSNDTALVFQGMEVSCSIKTEINQTKCTIMLALSHKIPSCGILQTLCAASKSSSDIHVVGNRIDEQNRLQNKCDGNLEEPNSCIYSGPLGASCVESGPAYVIPPINLTDCVTENSCNCSSYCIRSDAYYTFSISLQDPTMNSSSLSSLISILAQPPNCSITTNVTCQLLATVASEYRSASVDCEMTKLSCRVILGFAREVSICSVAEAVLNVFLLEEKIQYDGQVRRAAICGSAEINANSLNFQFSYNDSEKSPHDFCLEIKGSNLTCQTGENIVVHLKEQCVVPTTTSPNVTISPNMTSLNTTASPNVTSLNTTASPNETFSLNTTASPNVTSLNTTASPNETFSLNTTASPNETFSLNTTASPNVTSLNTTASPNETFSLNTTASPNETFSLNTTASPNVTSLNTTASPNETFSLNTTASPNVTSLNTTASPNETFSLNTTASPNETFSLNTTASPNETFSLNTTVSPNETFSLNTTASPNETFSLNTTASPNETFSLNTTASPNVTSLNATIPINSTIGPNVTVITNVTTVSSTLQPNNTLTPTTTPKTQQNTTWAPSVSTTAAGGKPSSNTTRSTTSGFVSVTTLVSSTGNGTAESQAKDLLALAQDVSKLTAAQIDQLVSQLEKLLSGPTVSKELGDISVNIVSNLLDASPDKLSSSSDRIIGIVDTVGLKLVIGATAENLMYPSLAVSVKPVDGANFQETVFSILDPNNVQVRGNPRLKRSALKDSSIPQGSITLPPSLTQNLTAEEQKLVSRLQFNFYQKSSVFKDVSLEQRKLNSGILGASVANLSIEGLKESVVIRLRNTEPVPANFVAVCVFWDFTFNKGLGGWNSDGCFVKETNDNETVCGCNHLTSFAILLDISRETVTSRVQATILTFITYIGCGLSAIFLSVTLLTYLAFGKLRKDIPSKILIQLCLALLLLNLVFLVDAWLALYPTAVGLCISTAWFLHYFLLVSFTWMGLEGVHMYYALVKVFNDNISHYMLKFSLVGWGVPMIVVIIVIAIDKNNYGLMSYGKFSDGTSDDFCWIRNDIAFYVAVVAYFGVIFIFNIIMFVVVLVQLHRIKKQNPHNNKHRSAVQDARSMIGITLLLGLTWGFAFFAWGPVNLAFMYLFAIFNSLQGFFIFVFHCAVKETVRRQWRTYLCCGNMRLPENSDWSRTTTQKTTKKSPLTSFTSSQSSRPSRSTFLPSTPSGQMNGIGNPLEDRIITADEEPRTDVVFNEINRQLRSRRGS comes from the exons atgacaactactgctgcatcaactactgcaacacaaagcaacatgacaattactgctgcatcaactactgcaacacaaagtaacatGACAACTATTGCTGCGTCAACTACTGCAACAAatagcaacatgacaactactgctgcatcaactactgcaacacaaagcaacatgacaactactgctgcgTCACctactgcaacacaaagcaacatgacaactactgctgtGTCACCtactgaaacacaaagcaacatgacaactgcTGCTTCATCAACTACTACATCACAAAGTAACATTACAGCTACTACTGCAACAACTACAGACCTAAAAAGCAACACTCCAACCACAGTTACAACTACAGTGTCACAAAGCAACATTCCAACAACTCCAACAGCTACAGCACTAACAAGCAACGATCCGCCAACTCCAACAACTACAGCACTAACAAGCAACGATCCGCCAACTCCAACAGCTACAGCACTAACAAGCAATGGTCTGACAACTCCAACAGCTACAGCACTAACAAGCAACGGTCTGCCAACTCCAACAGCTACAGCACTAACAAGCAACGGTCCAACAACTCCAACAACTACAGCACTAACAAGCAACAATCCGACAACTCCAACAGCTACAGCACTAACAAGCAACAATCCGCCAACTCCAACAGCTACAGTACTAACAAGCAACGATCCAACAACTCCAACAGCTACAGCACTAACAAGCAACGGTCCGACAACTCCAACAACTACAGCACTAACAAGCAACGGTCCGACAACTCCAACAGCTACAGCACTAACAAGCAACGGTCCAACAACTCCAACAACTACAGCACTAACAAGCAACAATCCGACAACTCCAACAGCTACAGCACTAACAAGCAACAATCCGCCAACTCCAACAGCTACAGTACTAACAAGCAACGATCCAACAACTCCAACAGCTACAGCACTAACAAGCAACGGTCCGACAACTCCAACAACTACAGCACTAACAAGCAACGGTCCGACAACTCCAACAACTACAGCACTAACAAGCAACGATCCGCCAACTCCAACAGCTACAGCACTAACAAGCAACGATCTGACAACTCCAACATCTACAGCACTAACAAGCAACAATCCGCCAACTCCAACAGCTACAGCACTAACAAGCAACGATCCGCCAACTCCAACAGCTACAGCACTAACAAGCAACGATCCAACAACTCCAACAGCTACAGCACTAACAAGCAACGGTCCGCCAACTCCATCAACCACAGCACTAACAAGCAACGATCTGACAACTCCAACATCTACAGCACTAACAAGCAACGGTCTGCCAACTCCAACAACTACAGCACTAGCAAGCAACAATCCGCCAACTCCAACAGCTACAGCACTAACAAGCAACGATCCGCCAACTCCAACAGCTACAGCACTAACAAGCAACGATCCAACAACTCCAACAGCTACAGCACTAACAAGCAACGGTCCGCCAACTCCATCAACCACAGCACTAACAAGCAACGGTCCGCCAACTCCAACAACTACAGGTCTAAGAAGCAACGGTTTGCCAAGTCCATCAACTACAGCACTAACAAGCAACGATCCGCCAACTCCAACAGCTACAGCACTAACAAGCAACGATCCGCCAACTCCAACAGCTACAGCACTAACAAGCAACGATCCAACAACTCCAACAGCTACAGCACTAACAAGCAACGGTCCGCCAACTCCATCAACCACAGCACTAACAAGCAACGGTCCGCCAACTCCAACAACTACAGGTCTAAGAAGCAACGGTTTGCCAAGTCCATCAACTACAGCACTAACAAGCAACGATCCGCCAACTCCAACAGCTACAGGTCTAAGAAGCAACGGTTTGACAACTCCATCAACTACAGCACTAAGAAGCAACACTCTAATCACAGTTACAACAATTACAGCATCACGAAGCAACAGACCACCCACAACTACACCAAGTCCCATTTTGCCATCTTTGATCACCAGCATGTCAACTTTATTGCCATACATGACTGTGTCATCGCAGTCATCGAATCCTCAAGCCCCGCCTTCAGGAGGTTCAAGGAGGAAGCGTTCCGTCCCCCAGAACAGCGACAGTTTGACGATAAGCAG caatGACACAGCTTTGGTTTTTCAA GGAATGGAAGTGTCCTGCtctataaaaactgaaataaa TCAGACCAAGTGCACCATCATGCTTGCGCTGAGTCACAAAATACCATCATGCGGTATCCTCCAAACACTCTGTGCAGCCAGCAAAAGTTCCTCTGACATCCATGTGGTGGGAAACAGGATAGATGAACAGA ATCGGCTTCAAAACAAGTGCGATGGTAACTTAGAGGAGccaaacagctgcatttattctGGTCCGCTGGGTGCCTCATG TGTGGAGTCTGGGCCTGCATATGTCATTCCACCAATAAACCTAACAGACTGTGTGACAG AGAACAGTTGTAACTGCTCTTCCTACTGCATCAGATCTG atgcGTACTACACGTTTTCCATTTCACTACAAGATCCAACAATGAACTCTTCATCTCTTTCATCTCTG ATTTCAATCCTGGCACAACCACCTAACTGCTCCATCACTACAAa TGTTACATGTCAATTATTGGCCACGGTTGCATCTGAGTACAGG AGTGCCAGTGTGGACTGTGAAATGACAAA GCTGAGTTGCAGAGTGATATTAGGTTTTGCACGGGAAGTCTCCATTTGTTCAGTAGCAGaagctgttttaaatgtttttctacttGAAGAAAAGATCCAGTATGACGGGCAAGTGAGACGAGCAG caATTTGTGGAAGCGCAGAAATTAATGCCAACTCACTCAACTTCCAGTTCAGTTATAATGATAGTGAGAAAAGCCCACATGACTTTTGTCTCGAAATAAAGGGATCTAACCTCACATG CCAAACTGGAGAAAATATTGTTGTACATTTGAAAGAACAATGTGTTGTACCTACCACAACTAGCCCAAATGTGACAATTAGTCCCAACATGACTAGCCTAAATACAACAGCTAGCCCAAATGTGACTAGCCTAAATACAACAGCTAGCCCAAATGAGACATTTAGCCTTAATACGACAGCTAGCCCAAATGTGACTAGCCTAAATACAACAGCTAGCCCAAATGAGACATTTAGCCTAAATACAACAGCTAGCCCAAATGAGACATTTAGCCTAAATACGACAGCTAGCCCAAATGTGACTAGCCTAAATACAACAGCTAGCCCAAATGAGACATTTAGCCTAAATACAACAGCTAGCCCAAATGAGACATTTAGCCTAAATACGACAGCTAGCCCAAATGTGACTAGCCTAAATACAACAGCTAGCCCAAATGAGACATTTAGCCTAAATACGACAGCTAGCCCAAATGTGACTAGCCTAAATACAACAGCTAGCCCAAATGAGACATTTAGCCTAAATACGACAGCTAGCCCAAATGAGACATTTAGCCTAAATACGACAGCTAGCCCAAATGAGACATTTAGCCTAAATACGACAGTTAGCCCAAATGAGACATTTAGCCTAAATACGACAGCTAGCCCAAATGAGACATTTAGCCTAAATACGACAGCTAGCCCAAATGAGACATTTAGCCTAAATACAACAGCTAGCCCAAACGTAACTAGCCTAAATGCCACAATTCCTATAAACTCTACAATTGGCCCAAATGTGACAGTCATTACGAATGTGACAACAGTGAGTTCAACATTACAACCAAACAACACATTGACTCCAACAACAAccccaaaaacacaacagaacacAACATGGGCCCCATCAGTGTCCAcaactgctgctggaggaaaaccGTCATCAAACACAACTAGAAGCACAACAAGTGGATTTGTTTCTGTGACCACCTTAGTGAGTTCAACAGGAAATGGAACAG CTGAAAGCCAAGCCAAAGACCTCCTTGCACTGGCTCAAGACGTGTCAAAACTGACCGCAGCGCAGATAGATCAGCTGGTGTCACAGCTAGAGAAGCTTCTGTCAGGCCCGACTGTCAGCAAGGAACTGGGAGACATCTCCGTCAACATTGTCAGCAATCTGTTGGATGCTTCACCTGACAAGCTGTCGAGCTCCTCTGACAG GATTATTGGGATTGTTGACACGGTGGGGTTAAAGCTGGTGATTGGAGCCACCGCTGAGAACCTGATGTACCCTTCTTTGGCTGTCTCTGTGAAACCAGTAGATGGCGCCAACTTCCAGGAGACTGTTTTTTCCATCTTAGATCCAAATAATGTTCAG GTTCGGGGGAATCCAAGGTTGAAAAGGAGCGCTTTAAAGGACTCCTCCATCCCTCAGGGCTCCATTactcttcctccctccctcacTCAAAATCTAACTGCTGAGGAACAAAAGCTGGTCTCCAGGCTTCAGTTCAATTTCTACCAGAAGAGCTCAGTCTTTAAG GATGTCTCATTAGAACAACGGAAACTTAACAGTGGGATCTTGGGAGCAAGCGTGGCCAATCTGTCAATCGAAGGATTAAAGGAAAGTGTTGTAATTCGCCTGAGAAACACAGAACCTGTTCCA GCTAATTTTGTGGCAGTGTGTGTTTTCTGGGACTTTACATTTAACA AAGGTTTAGGTGGCTGGAACTCAGATGGCTGCTTTGTCAAAGAAACCAACGACAATGAGACAGTTTGTGGCTGCAACCATTTAACCAGCTTTGCTATTTTACTG GACATCTCCAGAGAGACTGTTACCAGTCGTGTTCAGGCCACcatcctcaccttcatcacatATATAGGTTGTGGACTTTCTGCCATCTTCCTGTCCGTAACTCTCCTCACTTACTTGGCATTTGG AAAGCTGCGTAAAGACATCCCATCCAAAATTCTGATCCAGCTTTGCCTGGCTCTTCTGCTGCTCAACCTGGTGTTCCTGGTGGACGCCTGGCTGGCGCTTTATCCCACAGCCGTGGGCCTCTGCATTTCCACGGCCTGGTTCCTTCACTACTTCCTACTGGTTTCCTTCACCTGGATGGGGCTCGAGGGCGTCCACATGTACTACGCACTTGTGAAAGTCTTCAATGACAACATATCCCACTACATGCTGAAGTTCTCGCTGGTGGGCTGGGGAGTCCCAATGATAGTGGTCATCATTGTGATCGCGATTGACAAAAACAACTACGGCCTCATGTCCTATGGAAAGTTTTCAGATGGCACGAGTGATGACTT CTGCTGGATAAGAAACGACATCGCCTTCTATGTGGCAGTCGTGGCCTATTTCGGTGTGATTTTCATCTTCAACATAATCATGTTTGTTGTGGTCTTAGTCCAGTTGCACcggataaaaaaacagaatcctCATAACAACAAGCACCGCAGCGCAGTGCAGGACGCACGCAGCATGATCGGGATCACCCTCCTCCTAGGTCTCACGTGGGGATTTGCCTTTTTTGCGTGGGGTCCTGTTAATCTGGCATTTATGTACCTCTTTGCCATCTTTAATTCTCTGCAAG GATTCTTCATATTTGTGTTCCACTGTGCGGTGAAAGAAACCGTCAGAAGGCAGTGGAGGACCTACCTATGCTGCGGCAACATGAGACTCCCAGAAAACTCAG ATTGGAGTCGCACTACAAcacagaaaaccacaaagaagtcTCCACTGACCTCCTTTACATCCTCACAAAGCAGTCGGCCATCTAGGTCTACTTTTCTGCCCAGTACGCCATCAGGCCAGATGAACGGCATTG GAAATCCACTTGAAGACAGAATAATTACAGCTGACGAGGAACCGAGGACAGATGTGGTTTTCAACGAGATCAACAGACAGCTCCGGAGTCGACGGGGGTCCTGA